The proteins below come from a single Zea mays cultivar B73 chromosome 8, Zm-B73-REFERENCE-NAM-5.0, whole genome shotgun sequence genomic window:
- the LOC100284013 gene encoding uncharacterized protein isoform X1 → MAAAAEGLAAYRAVLRAARRTFAGDQLMLKESAVEIRRRFEDHRGLTPGSDDAARALADAREAAHFITHMIVQATRAPSGSFVLLCSCEA, encoded by the coding sequence ATGGCGGCGGCAGCGGAAGGTTTGGCTGCCTACAGGGCGGTGCTGCGGGCGGCGCGGCGGACGTTCGCGGGCGACCAGCTGATGCTGAAGGAGTCTGCGGTGGAGATCCGGCGCCGCTTTGAGGACCACCGTGGTCTAACCCCGGGCTCCGACGATGCAGCGCGTGCCCTCGCCGACGCCCGCGAGGCGGCGCACTTCATCACCCATATGATAGTCCAGGCCACACGCGCACCCTCCGGATCCTTCG